The genomic interval ACGATTTTTTCCGTAAGCCACTGCCTGTAGCGTGGCTATTGTGGTATATTTTCCCACCAAATTTTTACACCCTCCTGATGAGTCTATTTTGTCAGGCACAAAACAAAAACGGAGTCCCTGTAGTGAAACCGGTAAAAGTAGGAATATGCGGCCTAGGTACCGTCGGTGGCGGCACCTTCAATGTACTTACTGAGAACAATCATGACATTGCACGTCGTGCCGGTCGTGAGATTATTATTGAGCAGGTAGGTACGCGTCGCCCTAATCCTGCCTGTGATACCAGTAACACACAGGTAACGGATGATATTTTTGCCGTAGCCGAGAATCCAGAAATCGATATCTTAGTTGAGCTGATTGGTGGTTATGATGTTGCTCGTGAGCTGGTTTTAAAGGCGATTGAGAACGGCAAGCACGTAGTTACGGCGAACAAAGCGCTTATTGCAGTGCATGGTGCCGAAATTTTTGCAGCGGCGAAAAAAGCGGGTGTGACTGTGGGATATGAAGCGGGCGTAGCTGGTGGTATCCCTGTGATTAAAGCAATTCGCGAGGGCTTGGCCGCGAATCACATTGAGCGTGTCGCAGGTATCATCAATGGTACGGGTAATTTTATCTTGACCGAGATGCGCGACAAGGGGCGTGATTTCGATGATGTACTGCAAGAAGCACAAGCATTAGGTTACGCAGAAGCCGATCCAACGTTTGACGTGGAAGGTATTGATGCAGCTCATAAGCTGACCATCCTATCTTCTATTGCCTATGGTATTCCGCTACAGTTTGAGAATTGTTTCACAGAAGGTATCAGCAAAATTACTCGTGATGATGTGCAATATGCTGAAGAGCTTGGCTATCGTATCAAGCACTTAGGGATTAGCGCGCGCACCAGCACTGGGATCGATTTGCGTGTGCATCCAACGCTTGTGCCACTAGACAACATGATTGCTAAAGTAGACGGTGTTATGAATGCTGTGGCTGTAAAGGGTAACGCTGTAAATGATACGTTATTCTGCGGTCCAGGTGCTGGGGCTGGTCCGACGGCATCTGCGGTGGTTGCGGATATTATTGATATCGCTCGAGAGATCTCTATTGAACCACTGGCGTTTAATAGCTTAGAAGATGTGCGCGTATTGCCAATCGAAGAAGTTGAAACTGGATACTACTTACGCATGCAAGCTTTGGATAAAGCCGGTGTAATGGCACGTGTTGCCAGTATCCTAAGTAATAACGGCATCAACATCGAAGCCATTATTCAGAAAGAGCCTGCCGAAGGCGAAATTCTTGTTCCCATTATCATGCTGACTCACAAGGTCCAAGAAAAGGTGATGAACCAAGCTATCGCCGAAATTGAAGATTACGGGGATATCAACGGCAGTGTTACAAAAATCCGTGTTGAGCATCTTAATTAATTAAACCTGTGTAGCAGGGTGAAGAACACCATGATGAAATACATTTCTACTCGCGGAAATGCTCCCGAGTTGAGCTTTGAAGAAGTCTTATTAACAGGCCTAGCCGAAGATGGCGGCCTATATGTACCAAAAGAAGTACCACACTATAGCTTGGAAGAGATTGCGTCTTGGCGTGATCTTCCATACACCGAGCTTGCGCACAAAGTTATTTATCCTTTTGTTGAAGGATGTGTGGAAAGTGCAGACCTGAAGAAAATTTTGGATGAAGTTTATTCGGGGTTTGGTCATAAAGCGGTTGCGCCACTTCAGCAAATTGATCACAACGAATACGTGCTTGAGCTATTCCACGGGCCAACCTTGGCGTTTAAAGATTTTGCATTGCAAACATTAGGACGCCTACTGGATTACGTTCTCGAACGTCGCCATGAAAAAGTTGTGATTATGGGCGCTACGTCTGGTGACACAGGCAGTGCTGCTATTGAAGGTACCAAAGCCTGTCGCAATGTGGATATCTTTATCCTGCATCCTCACGAAAAAGTCAGTGAGGTGCAGCGTCGTCAGATGACCACAGTAAAAGGTGATAACATCTACAATATCGCCATCAAAGGTAACTTTGACGATGCACAGGATATGGTGAAGAAAAGCTTTGGCGATCAAAGCTTTTTGCGTGGTGAACGCAAACTAGTTGCAGTAAACAGTATCAACTGGGCACGCATCATGTCGCAAATCGTTTACTACTTCTATTCGGCATTAAACCTTGGTGGTCCGCTGCGTCCCATGGCGTATTCTGTACCGACAGGTAACTTTGGTGACATCTTTGCCGGTTACATGGCCAAGAAAATGGGTTTGCCTATTGAGCAGCTAGTGATTGCAACCAATAGCAATGATGTATTGCATCGCTTAATGAGTAAAAACCAATACGAAGTGCGTCCATTATTGCACACCATTACACCGTCCATGGACATTGCGGTGTCTTCAAATTTTGAGCGTTTACTATTTGATCTTTATGATCGTGACGGAAAGGCGCTGGCGGATCTTATGGCACGCATGAACGCCAAGCAAGATATCGTATCACTTGATGAAGAAAAGCTTGGTAAAGCTCGCCAGTTATTTGATAGCTATGCCTGTGATGAAGCGTCTACTGTAGAAACAATGAAAGCGGTTTATGAAGAAACTGGTTACTTACTGGATCCTCATACAGCGATTGGTGTTAAAGCCGCTCGAGAAACTCGCCGTAACACCAGTATTCCTATGATTACTCTGGGTACAGCGCATCCGGTTAAATTTGAAGATGCCGTTAAGCAAGCAGGCTTTGATATGCCTGAGTTGCCTCATCACTTAACGGATCTGATGGAACGTGAAGAACGTTTACACGTGTTACCTGCAGATCTTGATGTTGTTCATGAGTTTATTGCAGAGAACACGTTCAAGTAAGTCTTGTAGTATATACGATACGTTTGTAAAAACGGCGCGCTGTCAAAAGACATCGCGCCGTTTTCAGTTAGCTTGCGATGAAAATCATTAAGATTGTAACTGTGCCTACCAGCAGAAAAGTAATGGTATTCCGTTTTAGTTTAGGCATTTCTTGGGCGACAACCTTTCCGCTTAATAGACTAAATAATAGACTTATACCAAACAAAATTGAAAAAATAACACAGATTTCACCAGCGATACCTTTATGTATATAAAGCAATTTTCGCATTAGATTGTTTTGTTCGACATCAATCTTTAGTCTATTACTATCCTGCCAAACGATCATGACTGAGTCATGTTAATCCCACCAGCTCTGAACTTTATGATCTTCCTAATAGTTCTCAGTTGGCAAATGCAGACCATTTTTTACATTAACAATTTAAGGGTTATTGATATGGTAAATTTATTATGAAGCATAAGCCTGATGGTGTATTTTTTCTTGCGTAAATACTTCCTCTAACGGCTTCTATTTGACGCTTTGTTAGAGCAAGCCCTAGACCAAATCCTGATTGGCTTTTATCTCTTGCCGAATCAACTTGGAAGAATGGTTCAAATATTTCTTCAAGATATTGCTCCTCAACACCGAAGCCATGATCACAGATCGAAATATTAACGTATTTAGATTTGTCAGAACTTCTTTCTGCTGACATGGAAATTACAATTTGAGTGCCTTGGTTTGTATATTTCAGTGCATTCCTAACAATATTTTCAAATGCCTGACCAACAGACCTATGATTGCTGTTGTGTATAATGCATGAATCTGGGATGTTCAGGACAATATCATCTCGTGAAAACTCAAAGCGTGCATCTTCACAAATAGAATCCAAGAGTAATGTGAGATCAATAGATTCCTTTAAAACTTTTGTTTTTTCGTTATTGAGCCATGATAGAGTTAGGGTATCTTCGAGTAATCGTTGCATGCCATCAATTTCTTGCTCGACGCGATGTGAAATGTCTGTTTTTATCTCACTATCTAAAATCAACTTTATTCGTGTGATAGGCGTTCTTAACTCATGAGAAATGTCTTGGATTAGCTGACGCTGTCTGTTTATGAGTACTTCAATGCGCGTTGCCATAGTACCGAAACTTCTTGATAAATCGCCAAACTCATCGGAGCGATAAAGTAGACTTTCATCTATATCAATGTCAAAGCTGCCTTGGGTTATTTTCTGAGTTGCATTTTGTATAATTTTTAGAGGATTGATAATGTGGCGATATATTATGAAGCATATGATTGCGATTAATATAATAGGAAAACCAAGACGAATGGTTGTATTGAGTACATGCCAATAGGCTCCAGGTCGCATGTGTTGGGGCAATTGGATCATGAGATTGTATTGTGAATCCGGAATGGGGATTTTCATGACTGGGTTGTAGCTGAAATTAAGATGGATAGGGTAATTAATATCTCTTCCTATGGTTAGGTCTGATATCCCTTGAAAGATATCTGTATCTATATTACCAACTAACCATTTTGGTTCAGTCTTTAAAATAGCAACCCATGTATCTTCTTTTCTTTTTAAATTCTCTGTCCACTTTTTAAGTTGATCAATGTTATTTTTATCGATTAGATCGGACGCTTCAAGGGCATAGTTTAGAAGAGTGTTTCTATGCTCCTTCGAAATAAGGCTTTGCTTCTCTTCGGTGTAATTGCCAACGATTGAAACGAGCCAAATCAAAACAATACTAGCTAGCGTGAGAGTGAGGTATAGTCGGGAAAACAGCCCGCTCCGAAAAGGAATATTAGTCTGATTCAAAGTAATAACCTTGTCCACGGATGGTCTTGATTGTATTTTTACTCATGCCTGCAGCGGTAAGCTTTTTTCTTATTTTACTTATGTGCATATCAAGAGTTCTATCATATCGACTGAACTCTCTTAAAAGAACGGTCTGATATAGAAATGCCTTACTAACGACTTCATCTTTTTCTTTTTCTAAAGCATAGAATAATTCGAATTCAATGGGTGTAAAAGCTATTTCTTTATTGTTTATATGAACGACACCCTTTTTTTTGTTAAAGTATATTTTTTTATCTATGCTCTTTAGTTCAAAGTTTTTGGATTCTTCTTTACTTGAGAATTCTCTTTGAATTTGGGTTCTGCGCAATATGGCTTTTATTCGTAAATCTAATTCTGTCATGCTAAATGGTTTTATTAAATAGTCATCAGCACCGCTTTTAAAGCCATATATTCGATCTTCTTCTCCACCTTTGGCGGTTAACATTAGAACGGGCGTTTGCTTTTCACTACGTAGGAGAGTCAATAATTTGAGACCATCTATTTTGGGTAGCATGACGTCTAAAAGAATGATATCAAAATCTTCTTTGATCGCCTTTTTTAAACCTCGGTCGCCGTCAAAAGCTGCCTCTATTTGATATCCTTTCTTAGATAAATTGCCGCATAAAAGGTCATTGACTGATCGATCATCCTCGATGATTAATATTCTCTTTTTTTCTTCCATTTCTTTAAACCACAAAGCCTCAATCATTAATATGATTGAGGCTGCTCGTATGTGTAATCAATTTTTAGAATTTGATTGTTGCCGAGAGTCTCACGTCGCGACCAGGATCTAAACTACCTGCGATGCCTTCATATCCCGGATTGGCTTGCAAGTCTTCGGGGCTAGAGTGGCTAAGATAGGTTTCATCAAATACATTTTTCATTGTTAAATTCAGCAGAAGCATTCTGTTTCGAAGTGGTGACCAACTTAAGTAGAGATCGTGCGTTGAGTATCCTTGTTTCTCTACCGTAAGCGTTTCTGCCCCTACTGGAACGGTGAATGGCTTTATATCATCAACGATTTGTGCCAACCAACCAATTGTCAAATCAGGGTTGAAGCGATAGTTACTGTTAATAACTAATGTATCGCCAATTGTAGAGGCGTTCGAACCTTGAACATAGCGAATAACATTCGTACCTGCTTGCTTGGCTTCAGAAATATGTAGGCTTGCGCTGATGTCAAATGCATTTTCTTGAATTCCCATCTTTGCAAAGTAGCCATCAACTTCAATATCATCGTCTGAGTTTGTAATATCTTCTTTCCATGGAGCAGAGCTCACTAATGCATCTTCAATATTAGACTGATATGCACCAAAGGATGCGTTCAAAATACCAGACGAGTAATCGATAGCTATTTCAGTATTTTTAGCCTTTTCAGCTTTCAGGTTTGGATCATTAAAGTACTTACCTCCTGCTTCGAGTAAGTACGCATCTTTAACTGTTGCACCACGCATTGCTTCGGCATAGCCTGCGCTTATACTGATTTCTGGTGTAATAGAGTAATTTGCACTTAGGTTAGGGCTTACTCCTGAATCGGAAATGTTTAGCCCATTGACATCATTTAAAGAGTAATCGTCATATCTAAGACCTGTGGACACGGTAGTATTTTCACCTAGTTTTAAAATACTTTGCAGATATGCTCCAGCGACTTCTCCATCCTCAGTCCCATACTCATATAGCTCAGCAGAGTCTTCTCGGTAGTTCACACCATAAATTAATTGTGAGAACCCGATGTCGCTCTTGTTTTCAATACTTACTGATGTTGTTTCGACCATCGCTTTGACGACGACGCCCCAATCAGATGTGCGATCACGTTCTTGCTCCACGCTTGTCGTATAAGCATTGACGGATAAATCTAGTAGAGGGTTATAGCTATCGAATTGATAGTTTAGGATGAAAGTTTCCCTTTCTGCTTTCGTCGGCGTAGTAGGGTTGAAGTTACTAGGAATCCATTCGGGTCGATAGGCTATGTCACCCTCTTGTGTAAGGGATTCAGCACTAATTGAGATTTTCTGTTCGTCTGAGATTTGTGCGACACCTTTAGCGAATAATACTTCATTTTCAGACTCTGAACCAAGAAGTTTATTGCCATCTCCATCTTCACGGTTATTCAGATCAGCACTGATATAATTGACTAATCCACCGAGGCCGCTTTTCTCATCTTGAGCATAGGCGGTGGCGCTGTGTTTAAAGCTCTCGCCGTTGCTGTAGTAAGTCGATTTGATGCTAGCTCCGGCTGACTCGTTTCCGCGAAGAAGGTCTATAGGGTCTTTGGTTACAAAGCGCACCGCTCCTCCTAGAGCACCAAAGCCTGCGGTAGCACTGCCGGCACCAGCCTCCACTTCTACTTGTTTCAATAAATCTGGCTCTATAACTACACGGCTAGCATGGTGAAATACGGCTCCTGCTTGTTCGGCACCATCTACGGAAATATTAAGCATGTCTTCACCGATATTTCTGACGTAAATCTTTTGTGCCATTGCTACTGATCCGCCTGCACTAATTTCAGGGTTAAGGCTAAATACGTCAGAGAGATCGTTCGCTTGAACATTGTCTAGCATTTCGCGGTCTATTAGATCATCGATCCCAGATGTCGCTTTACCAACCACTTTTACCATGTTGAGCTTTGTTTCATGTTGTTTAGCAGGCTGCTCTGTCTCATTGGTCGGAGCTTCGTTAGCCATCAGTGAGGAGCCAAAAGCGCTTGAAATCGCTATGGCAAGTAGTTTCTTATACTGCATTAATTATACCTCATAATGATAATCAGTCGTATTTGAGTGTCATTATCATCAATTTACTTCTCATGTATAGTACTTTTACATTTGTTACACTTTATTTTTTAGAGATGCGCATCCCATTATCGTTTTGGTGATTGCGTTAACCGATTGTGAGCACTACTTAAAAAAGATAATGACAAGCCTAATAACGCGTCGCTTTTCTAATCCTGAGTTACCCATTATTGAACGAGTTCTTGATAGTAGAGGACTTAAGACAGGCGACTTGAGTTTTTCGCTTAACCAGCTTGCTGGATATCAAGCACTAAAAGGCATAGATCAAGCTGTGGCAATGCTTGAGTTCGCCATTCGCTCTCAACAGCGCATTGTCATAATCGGCGACTTTGATGCAGATGGCGCCACCAGTACGGCGCTCGCCGTTGATGCATTGCAGCAGTTGGGTGCGCATTGGGTACATTATCTTGTGCCGAACCGATTTGAATTTGGCTACGGCCTCTCTAGTGCTATCGCGCAGTTAGCGTACGAGCAGTATCAGCCTGATTTACTAGTGACGGTGGATAATGGTATTTCCAGTTTTGAGGGGGTTGAGACAGCCCATGAACTGGGAATGAAGGTTTTGGTTACCGACCACCACCTTGCTGCAGACTCATTGCCCAATGCGGATGCTATCGTGAATCCCAACCAACCGGATTGTTTATTTCCTTCTAAAGCTGCTTGCGGGTGTGCAGTCGTCTTTTATGTTATGTGTGCGTTGCGCGCACATCGAATGAATTTAGGTGATGAAACTGCAAAAAATTTAAATATGGCGCAGTATTTGGATTTGGTGGCGCTGGCGACGGTGGCGGACGTTGTACCGCTCGATAGGAACAATCAGATATTGGTAGAGCAAGGGTTAAGACGCATACGAGCAGGGCAGGCAAGACCTGGTGTTCAAGCACTTTTGCAAGTAGCTAAACGTCAAGCACCTTTACTGACCAGTAAAGATTTTGGTTTTGCGTTAGGTCCGCGTTTGAACGCTGCTGGTCGAATGGATGATATGAGTATTGGTATCGAATGTCTGCTATCCAAAGAGTTCACTCGTGCTGTGCATATAGCCGAAACTTTAGATGAGTTAAACCAAGATCGTAAAAGTGTAGAGGGTCAAATGCAAAAAGAGGCCCTTAAAATATTAGAAACCACCAGTCTATCAAATGAACAAGAACAAGCGACTTATTGTTTGTATCATCCGCAATGGCATCAAGGTGTTGTGGGCTTATTAGCTTCGCGCATCAAAGAAAAACTATTTCGTCCAGTCATTGCCTTCGCCCCTGCAAGTGATGATGTAACTAATGAAGCATTAGCAAGTGGTGAGTTTGAAATAAAAGGCAGTGGCCGCTCTATACCAGGATTTCATATGCGCGATGCTTTGGATCTTGTAGCGAAACGCCTCCCCCATGTTCTGCAAAAATTTGGTGGTCATGCCATGGCCGCCGGTTTATCTATTCAGCAAAAGCATTTAAAAGAGTTTGAAACCTGTTTTGAACAGGTTGCCAGAGATATTATGACAGCAGATATGTTAGTGAATGAGATCATCACTGATGGTGAACCCAACTATGAGGATTATAATGTTCATATCGCAAGGCAACTAAAGTTCGTTGCTCCTTGGGGGCAGAATTTTCCAGAGCCAATTTTTGATGGTGAATTTGATGTGATTAATTATCGCTTAATTGGATCTGAAAAAAATCATCTAAAGCTTACCTTAGCGAGCAAAAACCATCATCGCTATTTAGATGCTATTCTATTTTCAATTGAACGCCATGGTTTATCGGCCCAGGATGTGAGCAACCTGAGCCGAGTCCATATCGTATTTGATCTTGACGTCAACGAGTTTCGCGGTCAAGAAAATGTGCAGTTAATGATTAGGCACTTGCGCTCAATTTAGATTCGCTGGGTAAACTATGGCGATCATGTAAAAAGGTTAATACCTCCGCGCGAAAATGGTTGTAGCGAGCATCGTTTGCTAACTCTAAGCGGTTTCTAGGTCTAGGTAGATCCACTTCAAGAATTTCGCCAATGGTAGCGCTAGGGCCATTGGTCATCATTACAATCCGATCAGATAAAAGTACAGCTTCATCCACATCGTGTGTGATCATAATCACTGAGTTTTTTAGATCCCGTTGAATATCCATAAGAGAGTCCTGCAAGTGAGATCGTGTCAGAGCATCAAGGGCACCAAAAGGTTCATCCATCAATAAAATCTCTGGTTCCATCGATAAAGCGCGTGCAATACCCACACGCTGCTTCATGCCACCTGATATTTCATTGGGTTTTTTATCTTTCGCATGTTCCATGTGTACAAGCTTCAAGTTATACATTATCCAATCATGCATTTGTGATTTCGACATGCTTTTTTTGAAAACTTGCTGTACCGCTAGTTCAACATTTTGATAGGCACTTAACCATGGCAGTAAAGAATGGTTTTGAAATACAACAGCACGCTCAGGACCTGGCTCATTCACTTCCTTACCTTCTAAAATGACGCCGCCTTTTGAGGCCTGCTGTAAGCCCGCAACAATATTTAACACCGTCGATTTACCGCAGCCAGAATGTCCGATAAGAGAAACAAACTCGCCTTTATTGATTTTAAGGTTAACGTCTTTTAATGCTTCAAATTCGCCATTAGCGGTGGGGAATACTTTTGAAACATGATCGATTAGTAAATGATGTTGACTCATAGTATTCACCTATTTATCTGCTTGTTCCCAAGATACCCAGCGTTGTAGCATGAGCATGAGGCTATCTAATATAAAACCAATAAAACCGATAGTTATCACGGCTACCATAATGCGACCTAATGAATCAGAGCTACCATTTTGGAATTCATCCCATACAAATTTTCCTAAGCCAGGGTTTTGCGCCAGCATTTCCGCTGCAATTAGAACCATCCAGCCAACACCGAGAGATAGACGCATGCCTGTAAACATCATTGGTAGTGCTGATGGTAAAACGACTTTACGAACCTTTGTGAACCAGTTTAAGCGTAAAACCTTGCTTACATTAATTAAGTCTTCACTGATATTAGCAACACCAACGGCGGTGTTGATCAACGTTGGCCACAAACAGCATAAGGTTACTGTGATGGCAGATGTGACAAATGATTTTTCAAACCATGGGTCGTCACTTACATAAACAGCACTCACTACCATGGTAACAATCGGTAGCCACGCTAATGGCGATACCGGTTTAAATATCTGAATGATTGGGTTGAGGGCGGTATTCAATGTTTTACTGAGTCCCGTCGCAATACCCAGTGGAATCGCGATTGATACAGCCAAAAGAAAACCCGTAAAAACTGTATATAAACTTGTGATGATTTGATCGATGAAGGTAACACGGCCACGGTACTCACGAACCCTTGGTTCATAATTGGGGTCCTTAGCCATTCGTGCTTCATTGCGTTCGTTTTGACGTTGATAAAATGCTTTTTCTTTCGTTTTCTCATCTTCATAAATTTGCCACAGGCCTCCAGCTTGTTGCCATACTTGTGCTGGACCTGGTACTTGACCCAGAGAAGTTACGACACTTTTTGCTGCAACGTCCCAAAGGAATAAAAAGATAATGAAGGCAAGAAAAGGTATGCCTAAAGACTTCAGTAAAATATTGCTTTGCTGTTTAATATCTTGTCCTTGGAATAGCTTTATCCAAGGCATCAACCAGCGCGAGCGTGCAATCATGGAGGTCATATACTGCCCCTTCATTGATGAGTTTTAGAGCCAGTAGCCCTAAAACTCGGTGGTTAATTGGGAAGTTTAAAGAACGTCTTTTTCTTTTAGGCCAATGCTTAATTTATTGAGATAAGCATTTGGTTTACTGCCATCATATGTGACGTTGTCTATGAACTCAGTTTGTGGTGGCTTAAAGCCGTCTTCTTTCGCAAAGTCAGGAAAATCAGCCGCGTTCATTTTACCTTCAGCAATGAGTTCTTTAGCTGCTTCAGCATAGATGTCTGGACGATAAACTTTTTTCGCAATATCCATGTACCAAGAGTCATCTTTATGTTCGGCAATTTGTCCCCAACGACGCATTTGCGTTAGGTACCAAATAGCATCTGAGTAGTATGGGTAAGTCGCGTTGTAACGGAAGAATACGTTGAAGTCTGGAACTTCACGTTTGTCACCTTTCTCATATTCAAAGGTGCCGGTCATTGAGTTTGCAATGACTTCGTAATCTGCGCCTACGTAATTAGATTGAGAAAGGATTTTGACTGCTTCTGGGCGGTTTGCATTGTTATTATCATCTAGCCACTTAGCCGCACGAATCATCGCTTTTACAACAGACTTGTGAGTAATTGGGTATTCATCAGCCCATTTTTTGCTGACACCAAATACTTTTTCTGGATTGTTTTTCCAAATTTCATAGTCAGTAATCACAGGAACACCAATACCTTTAAATACGGCTTGCTGATTCCAAGGTTCACCTACACAGTAACCTTCAATAGTGCCTGCTTCTAAAGTCGATGGCATTTGCGGTGGCGGCGTCACAGATAGCATTGCGTCAGCGTTGATGGTGCCACTATTATCGCCTTTATGCGGTGCATAATATCCTGGGTGGATACCGCCAGCTGCCAGCCAATAACGTAATTCATAGTTGTGAGTAGAGACAGGAAATACCATGCCCATATTGAACGCTTTACCGTCTTTTTTATAATCATCAATGATCGGTTTTAGGTAATCGGCCTTGATGGGGTGGACTGGCTTACCGTTCTTATGGGGAATGTTTTTTTTCATTTTTTCCCAAACATCATTGGAAACCGTAATACCGTTTCCGTTTAGATCCATGGAAAACGCCGTAATGATGTGAG from Bermanella marisrubri carries:
- the recJ gene encoding single-stranded-DNA-specific exonuclease RecJ codes for the protein MTSLITRRFSNPELPIIERVLDSRGLKTGDLSFSLNQLAGYQALKGIDQAVAMLEFAIRSQQRIVIIGDFDADGATSTALAVDALQQLGAHWVHYLVPNRFEFGYGLSSAIAQLAYEQYQPDLLVTVDNGISSFEGVETAHELGMKVLVTDHHLAADSLPNADAIVNPNQPDCLFPSKAACGCAVVFYVMCALRAHRMNLGDETAKNLNMAQYLDLVALATVADVVPLDRNNQILVEQGLRRIRAGQARPGVQALLQVAKRQAPLLTSKDFGFALGPRLNAAGRMDDMSIGIECLLSKEFTRAVHIAETLDELNQDRKSVEGQMQKEALKILETTSLSNEQEQATYCLYHPQWHQGVVGLLASRIKEKLFRPVIAFAPASDDVTNEALASGEFEIKGSGRSIPGFHMRDALDLVAKRLPHVLQKFGGHAMAAGLSIQQKHLKEFETCFEQVARDIMTADMLVNEIITDGEPNYEDYNVHIARQLKFVAPWGQNFPEPIFDGEFDVINYRLIGSEKNHLKLTLASKNHHRYLDAILFSIERHGLSAQDVSNLSRVHIVFDLDVNEFRGQENVQLMIRHLRSI
- the thrC gene encoding threonine synthase, which encodes MKYISTRGNAPELSFEEVLLTGLAEDGGLYVPKEVPHYSLEEIASWRDLPYTELAHKVIYPFVEGCVESADLKKILDEVYSGFGHKAVAPLQQIDHNEYVLELFHGPTLAFKDFALQTLGRLLDYVLERRHEKVVIMGATSGDTGSAAIEGTKACRNVDIFILHPHEKVSEVQRRQMTTVKGDNIYNIAIKGNFDDAQDMVKKSFGDQSFLRGERKLVAVNSINWARIMSQIVYYFYSALNLGGPLRPMAYSVPTGNFGDIFAGYMAKKMGLPIEQLVIATNSNDVLHRLMSKNQYEVRPLLHTITPSMDIAVSSNFERLLFDLYDRDGKALADLMARMNAKQDIVSLDEEKLGKARQLFDSYACDEASTVETMKAVYEETGYLLDPHTAIGVKAARETRRNTSIPMITLGTAHPVKFEDAVKQAGFDMPELPHHLTDLMEREERLHVLPADLDVVHEFIAENTFK
- a CDS encoding homoserine dehydrogenase; the encoded protein is MKPVKVGICGLGTVGGGTFNVLTENNHDIARRAGREIIIEQVGTRRPNPACDTSNTQVTDDIFAVAENPEIDILVELIGGYDVARELVLKAIENGKHVVTANKALIAVHGAEIFAAAKKAGVTVGYEAGVAGGIPVIKAIREGLAANHIERVAGIINGTGNFILTEMRDKGRDFDDVLQEAQALGYAEADPTFDVEGIDAAHKLTILSSIAYGIPLQFENCFTEGISKITRDDVQYAEELGYRIKHLGISARTSTGIDLRVHPTLVPLDNMIAKVDGVMNAVAVKGNAVNDTLFCGPGAGAGPTASAVVADIIDIAREISIEPLAFNSLEDVRVLPIEEVETGYYLRMQALDKAGVMARVASILSNNGINIEAIIQKEPAEGEILVPIIMLTHKVQEKVMNQAIAEIEDYGDINGSVTKIRVEHLN
- a CDS encoding ABC transporter ATP-binding protein, with protein sequence MSQHHLLIDHVSKVFPTANGEFEALKDVNLKINKGEFVSLIGHSGCGKSTVLNIVAGLQQASKGGVILEGKEVNEPGPERAVVFQNHSLLPWLSAYQNVELAVQQVFKKSMSKSQMHDWIMYNLKLVHMEHAKDKKPNEISGGMKQRVGIARALSMEPEILLMDEPFGALDALTRSHLQDSLMDIQRDLKNSVIMITHDVDEAVLLSDRIVMMTNGPSATIGEILEVDLPRPRNRLELANDARYNHFRAEVLTFLHDRHSLPSESKLSASA
- a CDS encoding histidine kinase sensor domain-containing protein, with the protein product MDKVITLNQTNIPFRSGLFSRLYLTLTLASIVLIWLVSIVGNYTEEKQSLISKEHRNTLLNYALEASDLIDKNNIDQLKKWTENLKRKEDTWVAILKTEPKWLVGNIDTDIFQGISDLTIGRDINYPIHLNFSYNPVMKIPIPDSQYNLMIQLPQHMRPGAYWHVLNTTIRLGFPIILIAIICFIIYRHIINPLKIIQNATQKITQGSFDIDIDESLLYRSDEFGDLSRSFGTMATRIEVLINRQRQLIQDISHELRTPITRIKLILDSEIKTDISHRVEQEIDGMQRLLEDTLTLSWLNNEKTKVLKESIDLTLLLDSICEDARFEFSRDDIVLNIPDSCIIHNSNHRSVGQAFENIVRNALKYTNQGTQIVISMSAERSSDKSKYVNISICDHGFGVEEQYLEEIFEPFFQVDSARDKSQSGFGLGLALTKRQIEAVRGSIYARKNTPSGLCFIINLPYQ
- a CDS encoding TonB-dependent receptor domain-containing protein translates to MQYKKLLAIAISSAFGSSLMANEAPTNETEQPAKQHETKLNMVKVVGKATSGIDDLIDREMLDNVQANDLSDVFSLNPEISAGGSVAMAQKIYVRNIGEDMLNISVDGAEQAGAVFHHASRVVIEPDLLKQVEVEAGAGSATAGFGALGGAVRFVTKDPIDLLRGNESAGASIKSTYYSNGESFKHSATAYAQDEKSGLGGLVNYISADLNNREDGDGNKLLGSESENEVLFAKGVAQISDEQKISISAESLTQEGDIAYRPEWIPSNFNPTTPTKAERETFILNYQFDSYNPLLDLSVNAYTTSVEQERDRTSDWGVVVKAMVETTSVSIENKSDIGFSQLIYGVNYREDSAELYEYGTEDGEVAGAYLQSILKLGENTTVSTGLRYDDYSLNDVNGLNISDSGVSPNLSANYSITPEISISAGYAEAMRGATVKDAYLLEAGGKYFNDPNLKAEKAKNTEIAIDYSSGILNASFGAYQSNIEDALVSSAPWKEDITNSDDDIEVDGYFAKMGIQENAFDISASLHISEAKQAGTNVIRYVQGSNASTIGDTLVINSNYRFNPDLTIGWLAQIVDDIKPFTVPVGAETLTVEKQGYSTHDLYLSWSPLRNRMLLLNLTMKNVFDETYLSHSSPEDLQANPGYEGIAGSLDPGRDVRLSATIKF
- a CDS encoding response regulator transcription factor, giving the protein MEEKKRILIIEDDRSVNDLLCGNLSKKGYQIEAAFDGDRGLKKAIKEDFDIILLDVMLPKIDGLKLLTLLRSEKQTPVLMLTAKGGEEDRIYGFKSGADDYLIKPFSMTELDLRIKAILRRTQIQREFSSKEESKNFELKSIDKKIYFNKKKGVVHINNKEIAFTPIEFELFYALEKEKDEVVSKAFLYQTVLLREFSRYDRTLDMHISKIRKKLTAAGMSKNTIKTIRGQGYYFESD